A single Candidatus Thermokryptus mobilis DNA region contains:
- the waaF gene encoding lipopolysaccharide heptosyltransferase II, producing METSTTKRNEMKLNWKRILIIQTAFIGDVVLTLPLLQVLRRNFPEAKIDFMLIPKTAELLKNHPDVDEVIIFDKKGKDSGVVGLMRMARIISDKKYDVAFIPHRSFRSALLPSVAGVKVRVGFDKSAFRFLYTHIVKYEMIHEIERNLSLLKPFGISHNFKELPNIFPSEEDKLYVDEILSGINSKIIGIAPGSVWATKRWLKERYAQLSNLLANDGYAIALIGGAEDFELCEEIKKITDSDRVFNFCGKLSLLQSAELIRRCLLLVTNDSAPMHIAVGMRTPVVAIFGSTVPEFGFYPYGDKDKIIQIENLYCKPCGIHGRRSCPEGHFKCMRLIEVENVYRGVKNLIQEI from the coding sequence ATGGAAACATCAACCACCAAGCGAAATGAGATGAAATTAAACTGGAAGAGAATACTTATAATTCAAACAGCGTTCATTGGCGATGTCGTTCTAACTTTGCCTCTTCTTCAGGTTTTGCGGAGAAATTTCCCCGAGGCAAAAATTGATTTTATGCTCATACCTAAGACGGCTGAATTGCTGAAAAACCATCCTGATGTTGATGAAGTTATAATTTTTGACAAAAAAGGAAAAGACAGTGGCGTTGTTGGTTTGATGCGAATGGCAAGAATCATTTCGGATAAAAAATATGATGTGGCTTTTATCCCTCACAGGTCTTTTAGAAGTGCGCTTTTACCCTCAGTAGCCGGGGTTAAAGTTAGAGTTGGATTTGATAAAAGTGCATTTAGGTTTCTTTACACCCACATAGTCAAATATGAGATGATTCACGAGATAGAGAGAAATCTTTCTTTGCTCAAGCCATTTGGGATAAGTCATAATTTCAAAGAACTTCCAAATATATTCCCGTCGGAAGAGGACAAACTTTATGTTGATGAAATTTTGTCTGGGATAAATTCAAAAATTATCGGCATTGCACCCGGTTCGGTTTGGGCAACGAAGAGATGGTTAAAGGAAAGATATGCTCAACTTTCAAATCTTTTGGCAAATGATGGCTATGCAATTGCTTTAATTGGTGGAGCAGAGGATTTTGAACTATGTGAAGAGATTAAAAAAATAACTGATTCGGATAGGGTTTTTAATTTTTGCGGTAAATTGAGCTTGCTTCAATCGGCGGAATTGATAAGGCGATGTCTTTTGCTTGTCACGAATGACTCAGCACCGATGCATATCGCAGTTGGTATGAGAACCCCAGTTGTTGCGATTTTTGGGTCAACCGTCCCCGAGTTTGGTTTTTATCCATATGGGGATAAGGATAAAATCATTCAGATTGAAAATCTTTATTGTAAGCCCTGTGGCATACACGGAAGGCGAAGTTGTCCTGAAGGTCATTTTAAGTGTATGAGATTAATTGAAGTGGAGAATGTTTATCGCGGGGTTAAAAATTTAATCCAAGAGATTTAA
- a CDS encoding M28 family metallopeptidase: protein MKLLTATLMLLSFCLTLYAQITIDNFLTDDVKRAMDYITEDYIRANVQFLAHDLLEGRGTGSRGELLAATYIATQFKLLGLEPGGDNGSYFQKVPLVGITTFPSEFMTVKGKGKTIKFKYYDEFIAVSGVKKDFVSIKDADIVFVGYGIVAPEQNWDDYKGVDVSGKILLMLNDDPPATPEEPNLFGGKARTYYGRWTYKYEIAAKKGALGAIIIHTTPSAGYGWNVVQSSWSGEEFELANDVEPKVQLKGWLTEEATKKLLALAGKNLDELVKSAQTRNFKPIELGLKLSLDMKVKVRNLVSQNVVGILRGGDEKLKDEYIVLTSHHDHLGIGKPVNGDSIYNGALDNASGVSALLTLAKAFSELKVKPRRSIIFVALTAEEAGLLGSKFFAQNPPAPPIKIVANINIDGINIWGKTKDVVLIGMEKSTLGEIIDRIARKYQNRYAKPDQFPELGMFYRSDQFNFAKIGIPAIFFDNGVEYIGKPEDYGRKVVEEYIKKNYHQPSDEYNDTWVLDGAVEDTKLVFLCAYYLANADEKPEWKPDSEFRLIREKMMK, encoded by the coding sequence ATGAAACTTTTAACCGCAACATTAATGCTTTTGAGCTTTTGTTTAACGCTTTACGCTCAAATTACAATTGATAACTTCCTCACTGATGATGTGAAAAGGGCGATGGATTACATAACTGAGGATTATATACGGGCTAATGTTCAATTTCTTGCGCATGATTTGCTTGAGGGCAGGGGAACGGGCTCAAGGGGTGAGCTTCTTGCTGCAACCTACATCGCAACGCAATTTAAACTTTTAGGGCTTGAGCCAGGCGGAGATAACGGTTCATATTTTCAAAAGGTCCCACTTGTTGGAATAACGACATTTCCAAGTGAATTTATGACTGTGAAGGGAAAAGGTAAAACGATCAAGTTTAAATACTATGATGAGTTCATTGCGGTTTCTGGTGTTAAAAAAGATTTCGTTTCAATCAAAGATGCTGATATCGTTTTTGTTGGTTACGGTATAGTTGCCCCGGAGCAAAATTGGGACGATTATAAAGGGGTTGATGTATCAGGCAAGATTTTATTGATGTTAAATGATGACCCCCCGGCTACGCCTGAGGAGCCTAATCTTTTCGGTGGGAAAGCCAGAACATACTATGGGCGATGGACTTATAAGTATGAGATCGCTGCTAAAAAAGGAGCTCTTGGGGCTATAATAATTCACACAACGCCGTCGGCAGGTTATGGTTGGAATGTGGTGCAAAGCTCTTGGTCGGGGGAAGAGTTTGAACTTGCAAATGATGTTGAACCGAAGGTTCAACTTAAAGGATGGCTTACTGAAGAGGCAACGAAAAAATTGCTTGCTTTGGCTGGTAAAAATCTTGATGAACTTGTGAAGTCAGCGCAAACGAGGAATTTTAAACCGATTGAACTCGGCTTGAAACTATCCCTTGATATGAAGGTGAAGGTTAGAAATTTGGTTTCGCAAAATGTTGTTGGGATTTTGCGTGGCGGGGACGAGAAGTTAAAAGATGAATATATCGTTTTAACATCGCATCACGATCATCTTGGTATTGGCAAACCAGTGAACGGCGATTCAATCTATAATGGCGCTCTTGATAACGCCTCTGGTGTCTCAGCTCTTTTGACGCTTGCGAAGGCATTTTCTGAATTAAAAGTAAAACCACGCCGTTCAATTATTTTTGTTGCGTTGACAGCTGAAGAAGCAGGGCTTCTTGGCTCAAAATTCTTCGCCCAAAATCCACCTGCCCCACCAATAAAAATTGTCGCTAATATAAACATAGATGGAATTAACATATGGGGAAAGACGAAAGATGTCGTATTGATAGGTATGGAAAAAAGCACGCTTGGTGAAATAATTGATAGAATCGCAAGAAAATATCAAAATAGGTATGCAAAGCCAGATCAATTCCCAGAGTTAGGTATGTTTTATCGTTCCGATCAATTCAATTTTGCAAAGATTGGGATACCAGCGATTTTCTTTGATAACGGCGTTGAATACATAGGCAAGCCAGAAGATTACGGAAGAAAAGTCGTTGAAGAATACATAAAGAAAAATTATCATCAACCGAGCGATGAATATAATGATACTTGGGTTCTTGATGGAGCGGTTGAGGATACGAAACTTGTATTTTTATGCGCTTATTATCTCGCAAACGCTGATGAAAAGCCCGAATGGAAACCTGATAGCGAATTTAGGTTGATAAGGGAAAAGATGATGAAGTAA
- a CDS encoding 3-deoxy-D-manno-octulosonic acid transferase, which produces MRKFNLFLVLLIYNLFIVPLLFITFHILGLFNKKIKVGIKGRKNLLKKIESEVKQKIDPQKPTFWFHSSSLGEFEQAKPIIRKLKESFNPNVIATFFSPSGYEHSKNYPFADIISYIPFDSVFTAKKFISLIKSPRTYLFLMKYDLWPNHLFFARKANFTLCLANAIIDERKTSSAFKRFFYSTFYEIFDFIFLISPEDETSAKRLKLNRPKIIPTGDTRYDQVYLRSKDAMRKELLPDDITKGKKILVAGSTWKEDEDVLIPVILKIQKFEPNFITILVPHEPTKENIERIEREINTGAKYLRFSEMKNYSGEELIIVDSVGFLMSLYAYADVAYVGGSFKQGIHNVLEPAVYGIPVLYGPKIQNSPEAQKLAQIGGGLVVKNKNQLYKALRKLLSDENLRKEKGKKSYELVDSNLGSTERMLKSLGLNF; this is translated from the coding sequence ATGAGAAAATTTAATCTTTTTTTAGTGCTTTTAATTTATAATCTATTCATTGTTCCGTTGCTTTTCATAACATTCCACATCCTTGGGCTGTTCAACAAAAAAATCAAAGTGGGGATAAAGGGTAGAAAGAATCTTTTAAAAAAGATTGAATCAGAGGTAAAGCAAAAAATTGACCCACAAAAGCCAACATTTTGGTTTCATTCATCATCGCTTGGTGAGTTTGAACAAGCAAAGCCGATAATCCGCAAGCTCAAGGAAAGTTTTAATCCGAATGTTATAGCAACCTTCTTCTCACCATCCGGTTACGAACACTCAAAAAATTATCCATTCGCAGATATAATCTCGTACATCCCGTTTGACTCAGTTTTTACGGCGAAAAAATTCATCTCGCTTATAAAATCACCGAGGACATATCTTTTTTTGATGAAATACGACCTTTGGCCGAATCATCTTTTCTTCGCCAGAAAAGCGAACTTCACGCTTTGCTTGGCAAATGCCATAATAGACGAGAGGAAAACATCATCCGCATTCAAAAGATTTTTTTACAGCACTTTTTATGAGATTTTTGACTTCATCTTTCTAATTTCACCAGAAGATGAAACCTCAGCCAAAAGATTAAAACTCAACAGACCTAAAATCATCCCAACTGGGGACACAAGATATGACCAGGTCTATTTGAGAAGCAAGGATGCAATGAGAAAGGAACTTTTGCCTGATGATATAACAAAGGGGAAGAAAATTCTCGTCGCTGGTAGCACTTGGAAAGAGGATGAAGATGTTTTAATTCCCGTTATACTTAAAATTCAAAAATTTGAACCAAATTTTATAACCATACTTGTCCCACACGAGCCAACGAAGGAAAACATTGAAAGGATAGAACGGGAGATTAACACAGGGGCGAAGTATTTGAGATTCTCCGAGATGAAAAATTATAGCGGTGAAGAACTTATAATCGTTGATTCCGTTGGCTTTTTGATGTCACTTTACGCCTATGCGGATGTGGCTTATGTTGGTGGAAGTTTCAAACAAGGGATACACAATGTCCTTGAACCTGCGGTCTATGGGATACCTGTTTTATATGGTCCCAAAATCCAAAACTCACCAGAGGCACAGAAACTTGCGCAAATTGGCGGAGGGCTCGTTGTAAAGAACAAAAATCAACTTTACAAAGCGCTTCGCAAACTCCTCTCCGATGAAAATTTAAGGAAAGAAAAAGGCAAGAAGTCCTACGAGCTTGTAGATTCAAACCTCGGTTCAACCGAAAGAATGCTTAAATCTCTTGGATTAAATTTTTAA
- a CDS encoding DUF72 domain-containing protein codes for MGQIYIGTSGYYYRHWIGRFYPERLVKAKWIEYYARVFDTVELNTTFYHLPRSKTIEGWIKKTPTNFLFSVKVHQIITHIKKLQGVRSDFYGFMKVIKPLKIYNRLGCILHQFPPTLEYDTALLSDYIALLPRGYRHVFEFRNPEFFNDAIFLILKENQICLCISHMRDIETPPVATTDFVYFRFHGPEERYRSIYDEKQLDKFSHLIWGFLLEGKTVFVYFNNDFNAYAVENAISLRNKILKLINSKTN; via the coding sequence ATGGGTCAAATTTACATTGGGACATCGGGTTATTATTACAGACATTGGATAGGTAGGTTTTACCCCGAGCGTCTTGTTAAGGCTAAGTGGATTGAGTATTACGCGAGGGTTTTTGATACGGTGGAGCTTAACACTACTTTTTATCATCTGCCAAGGTCTAAAACTATTGAAGGATGGATAAAGAAGACGCCGACAAATTTCCTGTTTTCCGTGAAGGTTCATCAAATTATAACTCACATAAAAAAACTTCAGGGCGTGAGAAGTGATTTTTACGGGTTTATGAAGGTGATAAAGCCGTTGAAGATATACAATCGGCTTGGGTGTATATTGCATCAATTTCCACCAACGCTTGAGTATGACACTGCACTTTTAAGTGATTACATTGCTTTGTTGCCGAGGGGATACAGGCATGTGTTTGAGTTTCGGAATCCGGAGTTTTTTAACGATGCGATTTTTTTAATTTTGAAGGAGAATCAAATTTGTTTATGTATCTCCCATATGCGCGATATAGAAACACCACCTGTTGCGACGACAGATTTTGTGTATTTCAGGTTTCACGGTCCAGAGGAAAGATATAGGTCAATTTATGATGAGAAGCAGTTAGATAAGTTCTCCCATTTGATATGGGGTTTTTTATTGGAAGGTAAAACGGTTTTTGTTTATTTTAACAATGACTTTAACGCTTATGCCGTTGAGAATGCTATAAGTTTGAGGAACAAAATTTTAAAACTTATCAATTCAAAAACAAATTAA
- the rnr gene encoding ribonuclease R, with amino-acid sequence MKKTIEISEIKERILKFLRKRSRMSFRVREIAKKLGLQREYEMGLLKEILEEMVANGEVVKLRNKYRFKLNPKILVGTLRVNPNGYGFVEIDDSSDSGEVKEVFIPPRFIHTALDGDRVAVMVVERRKGMLAEGEIVDIIERGRKVITGVLSKKKGVYFVIPDDKHIIRDFYVDERNVKKFNAKVGDKVAIELVDWIDEGFSPEGRIVEVLGTAGENDAEILSIARMYDFPTKFPDEVLIEVEKIPDEIPESEYRKRLDLRELVCFTIDPEDAKDFDDAVSLEVLPDGRYKLGVHIADVSFYVKEGSKIDKEALRRGTSVYLVDRVIPMLPEKLSNNVCSLNPGVDRLAYSVFMIVNQNGVVERYSFHKSVIRSKRRFTYEEVQEIIETRKGDFSDVILEMHKLSKILLRKRLREGSIDFETPEVKFKLDEEGKPLEIVKKVRLDSHRLIEEFMLLANRTVAKHVGKMNKSGREYPFVYRVHDLPDPAKLKNLAEFVRKLGFKFEINSKPLAKSIQKLLAQVKDTEFEYLVNDIAIRSMAKAVYSEKNIGHFGLGFKYYTHFTSPIRRYPDLVVHRLLYEYTEGRVDDKRLNEIAEKLPHICKHSSEMEIKATEAERESVKFKQAEYMKEHIGRVFEGVISGVAEFGIFVQINDILVEGLVKVRDMTDDYYIYDESQYALIGKYTKKVYRLGDKVKVKVIRVDEIAREIDFVLLGKISR; translated from the coding sequence ATGAAAAAGACAATTGAAATATCGGAAATTAAAGAGAGGATTTTGAAGTTCTTGAGGAAAAGGTCAAGGATGTCCTTCCGTGTGAGGGAAATAGCTAAAAAGCTCGGGCTTCAACGCGAATATGAAATGGGTTTGTTAAAAGAGATTCTTGAGGAGATGGTAGCAAACGGTGAGGTGGTGAAGTTGAGGAATAAGTACAGGTTTAAGCTTAATCCGAAAATTTTGGTTGGGACTTTGAGGGTGAATCCAAACGGTTATGGATTTGTTGAAATTGACGATTCTTCGGATTCAGGTGAAGTTAAGGAAGTTTTTATCCCACCGAGATTCATTCATACAGCGCTTGATGGTGATAGGGTTGCTGTTATGGTAGTTGAACGCAGGAAGGGTATGCTTGCTGAGGGTGAAATAGTTGACATAATTGAACGCGGGAGGAAAGTTATAACTGGTGTCCTTTCAAAAAAGAAAGGGGTTTATTTCGTCATTCCTGATGATAAGCATATAATTCGTGATTTTTATGTGGATGAGAGAAATGTTAAGAAGTTCAATGCGAAAGTCGGTGATAAGGTCGCTATTGAGCTTGTGGATTGGATTGATGAGGGCTTTAGCCCCGAGGGGAGAATCGTTGAGGTTTTGGGTACGGCTGGGGAAAATGACGCAGAGATTTTATCAATCGCAAGGATGTATGATTTCCCGACGAAGTTCCCCGATGAAGTTCTAATTGAGGTAGAGAAAATCCCAGATGAGATACCCGAGTCGGAATATAGAAAACGTCTTGATTTACGGGAATTGGTTTGTTTTACAATTGACCCGGAAGATGCTAAGGACTTTGATGATGCGGTTTCGCTTGAGGTTTTGCCAGATGGTAGATATAAACTTGGAGTTCACATCGCAGATGTGAGCTTTTATGTCAAAGAAGGAAGTAAAATTGATAAAGAAGCCCTGAGGCGTGGGACGAGCGTTTATCTTGTTGATAGAGTTATACCGATGTTGCCGGAGAAGTTGTCAAACAATGTCTGCAGTTTAAATCCCGGGGTTGACCGCCTCGCTTACTCAGTTTTTATGATTGTAAATCAAAACGGTGTCGTTGAGAGATATTCGTTTCATAAAAGCGTGATAAGAAGCAAACGGAGATTTACTTACGAAGAAGTTCAGGAAATAATAGAGACAAGAAAGGGTGATTTTTCGGATGTTATCCTTGAGATGCATAAGCTTAGCAAAATTTTGTTGAGGAAAAGGTTGAGGGAGGGAAGTATTGACTTTGAGACGCCTGAGGTGAAATTCAAACTTGATGAGGAAGGCAAACCACTTGAAATTGTAAAGAAAGTTCGTCTTGATAGTCACAGGTTGATTGAAGAATTCATGTTGCTTGCAAATAGAACGGTTGCAAAACATGTTGGAAAGATGAATAAATCAGGGCGTGAATATCCTTTTGTTTATAGGGTTCACGATTTACCTGATCCAGCGAAATTAAAAAACCTTGCGGAATTCGTGAGAAAACTTGGTTTCAAATTTGAAATTAATTCAAAACCGCTTGCGAAATCAATTCAAAAGTTGCTTGCTCAGGTAAAGGATACAGAATTTGAGTATTTGGTTAATGACATCGCTATAAGGTCTATGGCAAAGGCGGTTTACTCGGAGAAGAACATTGGGCATTTCGGGCTTGGGTTCAAGTATTACACCCATTTCACATCGCCGATAAGAAGATATCCAGATTTAGTCGTCCATCGTCTTCTTTATGAGTACACTGAGGGAAGGGTTGATGATAAAAGATTAAATGAAATTGCCGAAAAATTACCGCATATTTGTAAGCATTCGTCGGAGATGGAAATAAAGGCAACGGAAGCAGAAAGGGAATCGGTTAAGTTCAAGCAAGCTGAATATATGAAAGAACATATTGGAAGAGTGTTTGAAGGTGTTATATCTGGGGTGGCGGAATTTGGCATCTTCGTACAAATTAATGATATACTTGTTGAGGGTCTCGTCAAAGTCCGTGATATGACGGATGATTATTACATATACGATGAAAGTCAGTATGCTTTGATAGGTAAATATACGAAGAAGGTTTATCGCCTTGGTGATAAAGTTAAAGTTAAAGTTATTCGCGTTGATGAAATTGCGAGGGAGATTGATTTCGTTCTTCTCGGAAAAATTTCAAGATGA
- a CDS encoding lysophospholipid acyltransferase family protein, producing the protein MKNYIEYLLFKFFVLFARILPFKLVQRLGKLFGIFAFNFIPYRKKVALENLRKSFPEKSDREIKKILKSAYVNLGITLFEFMKFTDLKISDLDGFVKFENFDVVAKALEKGKGLILMSGHFGNWELSAIATGIKIGKPLNVIVKKQRNKFVDGEINKWRCWFGNKVIPMEKAFRESLRILSEGGIVALLADQSAPKEGLYVNFLGRPASTFAGPAIMSIRTGAPIVMGFAIREGNYGYRIVFEKIDFIPSENEDEDIIKLTQLHTSMLEKYIRLYPDHWLWFHRRWKHQPPSEMR; encoded by the coding sequence ATGAAAAATTATATTGAATACCTCCTTTTCAAATTTTTTGTTTTGTTTGCCCGAATTCTCCCTTTTAAACTTGTTCAACGGCTTGGGAAATTGTTTGGTATTTTCGCATTTAACTTTATCCCATACAGAAAGAAGGTCGCTCTTGAAAATTTGAGAAAATCATTCCCAGAAAAAAGCGATAGAGAGATAAAGAAAATTTTGAAATCCGCATATGTTAACCTTGGGATTACACTTTTTGAATTTATGAAATTTACAGATTTAAAAATTTCAGACCTTGACGGCTTTGTCAAGTTTGAAAATTTTGATGTTGTGGCTAAAGCACTTGAGAAAGGAAAGGGTTTAATTTTGATGTCGGGTCATTTTGGAAATTGGGAGCTTAGTGCGATAGCGACAGGGATAAAAATTGGAAAGCCGTTGAATGTGATCGTTAAGAAGCAGAGAAATAAATTCGTTGACGGAGAGATAAACAAATGGAGATGTTGGTTTGGGAACAAAGTTATACCTATGGAAAAAGCTTTTCGCGAATCGTTGAGGATTTTATCGGAAGGTGGGATAGTTGCTCTTCTTGCGGATCAAAGCGCTCCTAAGGAGGGTCTTTATGTTAATTTCCTTGGAAGACCCGCTTCTACTTTCGCTGGTCCAGCTATTATGTCAATAAGGACTGGGGCGCCAATCGTGATGGGCTTTGCTATAAGAGAGGGAAATTATGGATACAGAATTGTGTTTGAAAAAATTGATTTCATCCCCTCCGAAAACGAGGATGAAGACATAATTAAATTAACACAACTTCATACATCAATGCTTGAAAAATACATTCGCCTTTACCCGGACCACTGGTTATGGTTTCACCGTAGATGGAAACATCAACCACCAAGCGAAATGAGATGA